A single window of Pyrus communis chromosome 10, drPyrComm1.1, whole genome shotgun sequence DNA harbors:
- the LOC137746956 gene encoding probable RNA-dependent RNA polymerase 5, which produces MNHPPNYGPSNSKCSYAEIEGVDFDDPVFSNPDLLSLSYSYRPATAAIGFSPPRPAAAATPGDDCPQPQLHVRLPPRVQQKLNSICGEKQQPQPDAELKRKLGLLGEEKALELLDISTLSGCIWFLLHHDKYQCTPHSPSPSPSPSKSGPAASPLLHSPSPASQITPGRQGSTRGGQMQLHSYFFPSPSKSVRASLFQGPSSAPITPVRQEQPADREGRVRPFNSSYPSDSPSKAARTSLFQGPSSASPPASKSSLAPVRLFQDQPRHDGQAQLEALGELEFRRQFLILNYAGGTKLEDVLEPKTIRSWKDMPMQRFENTVWETLGRKYARKENRQWTLDLESGKAYGYHCEVAVDGSYNFKGPYLHTAKRTLLQKVLGDDSVLMVKFADAKDPWKQRDLYADYSKVAREGILVGLRRYRFFVFKDGGNKEKTKSSTSSPVRCYFIRVDSSAAIDRGEDYKISNKTIHEARCIFMHPHTVSTVSNYMIRFSLILSKTESLEVKDWSLVRVDDIDDEYCLDAYGNHIYRDGKPLIHSDGTGFISEDLASLCPKELLKKEFSNEYFEPLLMQCRLFYKGRAVKGTFLVNKKLPQKTIQIRPSMIKVETDRKMLDGQTVNSLEIVGVSTKPRNTKFSRSLISLLCHGGVPKDYFMELLMKDLENTHGVFCNRRAAAKVALSYGGMDYDYNTFKMISSDIPLEESYLQHRLSFLMKEENTSLKKGKISSPQSYMLMGTTDPTGILEKDQVCVLLDSGPIQGEVLVYRHPGLHFGDVHVLKATYVEELKEFVGNSGFAIFFSRKGSRSVADEMGGGDFDGDLYWVSRNPRLLECFKQGEPWIDTSSTPKAATTLPPSALLPDHIEDVLFKQFLTTRFEPSYAMSTASDNWLAYMDEYLTLGDGHEKTLTKAKMLRLVDLYYDALDAPKKCRTVKIPNDLKPRSFPHYMGKLNSYKSTSILGSIYDALEEYQPEDTSDEVVEKLPCFDVEDLPEQCLKKWYELYEQYRSEMTSVLQYDDKEGKNKAADNLIRRYKEILYGCEDLEKSTRPLDEIFNEALAIYRFAYDYAWKANDVRKCGFAWKVAGSALCKYYKTKHEDRTFEVSFSVLKDIL; this is translated from the exons ATGAATCATCCGCCTAATTACGGTCCCAGCAACTCCAAATGCAGTTACGCAGAGATTGAGGGTGTTGATTTCGATGACCCCGTCTTCTCAAATCCCGACCTTTTGTCTCTCAGCTACTCTTACCgccccgccaccgccgccatTGGCTTTTCCCCACCACGCCCAGCAGCCGCGGCCACCCCCGGAGACGATTGCCCACAACCGCAACTGCACGTGCGTCTGCCTCCGCGGGTGCAGCAAAAACTGAACAGTATATGTGGGGAGAAACAGCAGCCGCAGCCGGACGCCGAGTTGAAAAGGAAGCTGGGTTTGCTGGGGGAGGAGAAGGCACTCGAACTCCTTGACATCAGCACCCTCAGTGGATGCATTTGGTTCTTGCTCCACCATGACAAGTACCAGTGTACCCCtcattctccttctccttccccTTCCCCTTCCAAGTCTGGCCCTGCTGCTTCTCCGCTTCTTCACAGCCCGTCTCCTGCTTCTCAAATCACTCCTGGTCGTCAAG GGAGTACTCGTGGAGGACAGATGCAATTGCATTCCTATTTCTTTCCATCTCCTTCAAAATCTGTACGCGCATCTCTTTTTCAAGGCCCGTCATCTGCTCCTATCACTCCTGTTCGTCAAG AGCAACCTGCAGACCGTGAGGGAAGAGTGAGGCCATTCAATTCCTCCTATCCCTCGGATTCTCCTTCGAAAGCTGCCCGTACTTCTCTCTTTCAAGGCCCGTCTTCTGCTTCTCCTCCTGCTTCTAAGTCTTCTCTCGCTCCGGTTCGACTTTTTCAAG ACCAACCAAGACACGATGGGCAGGCACAATTAGAAGCTCTAGGCGAACTTGAATTCAGGAGACAGTTTCTGATATTAAACTACGCCGGAGG AACGAAGTTAGAAGATGTCCTAGAACCAAAGACTATTAGAAGTTGGAAAGATATGCCAATGCAGCGGTTTGAGAACACAGTTTGGGAAACTTTGGGTAGGAAATATGCTCGCAAGGAAAACCGACAATGG ACTTTGGATTTGGAGTCTGGAAAAGCATACGGCTACCATTGTGAAGTCGCTGTGGATGGGAGCTACAATTTTAAG gGCCCCTATCTACACACCGCAAAAAGAACTCTCCTACAGAAAGTTTTAGGAGACGACAGCGTTTTAATGGTGAAATTTGCCGATGCGAAAGATCCCTGGAAGCAGAGGGACCTTTATGCTGACTATAGCAAGGTCGCTAGAGAAGGGATTCTTGTTGGTTTGCGCCGATATCGTTTCTTTG TGTTCAAAGATGGTGGCAATAAAGAAAAGACAAAAAGCTCGACTTCATCACCTGTGAGGTGTTACTTTATCCGTGTGGACTCTAGTGCCGCGATTGACAGGGGAGAAGATTATAAAATATCTAATAAAACGATTCATGAAGCAAGATGCATTTTCATGCATCCACATACTGTGTCCACTGTGAGCAACTACATGATTAG GTTTTCACTTATTTTGTCTAAGACAGAGAGCTTAGAAGTAAAAGATTGGTCTCTTGTGAGGGTTGACGACATTGATGATGAGTATTGTCTG GATGCATACGGTAATCATATCTATAGAGACGGCAAGCCTCTTATACATTCAGATGGAACTGGATTCATATCAGAGGATTTGGCGTCACTTTGTCCGAAAGAATTGCTGAAAAAAGAGTTCAGCAATGAATACTTTGAG CCTTTGCTCATGCAGTGCCGACTTTTCTACAAGGGCCGTGCTGTGAAGGGAACCTTTCTGGTCAATAAAAAG CTACCACAAAAAACGATCCAGATTCGACCATCAATGATTAAAGTTGAGACAGATCGAAAGATGCTGGATGGTCAAACAGTGAATTCGTTGGAGATAGTTGGAGTAAG TACAAAGCCTAGGAATACAAAATTTTCGAGGAGTTTAATTTCCCTTCTGTGCCATGGAGGGGTGCCGAAAGATTATTTCATGGAGTTACTGATGAAAGATCTAGAAAATACTCATGGTGTTTTCTGCAATAGGCGTGCAGCAGCCAAAG TTGCCTTGAGCTACGGCGGGATGGATTATGACTACAACACATTTAAGATGATCTCTTCTGATATTCCTCTAGAAGAATCATATTTGCAACATCGTTTGTCATTCCTGATGAAAGAGGAAAATACCAGTcttaaaaaagggaaaatttctAGTCCTCAGAGTTACATGTTGATGGGGACTACTGATCCAACAGGGATTCTGGAAAAGGATCAAGTTTGCGTTCTTCT TGACAGCGGGCCAATTCAAGGAGAGGTCCTGGTGTACCGGCATCCAGGTTTACATTTTGGTGATGTTCATGTTTTGAAGGCCACCTACGTGGAGGAGTTGAAAGAATTTGTCGGAAATAGTGGCTTTGCTATATTCTTCTCTCGCAAAGGTTCGCGTTCAGTAGCTGATGAAATGGGTGGTGGAGATTTTGATGGCGATCTATATTGGGTCTCAAGAAACCCACGG CTTTTAGAATGTTTCAAACAAGGTGAACCTTGGATCGATACTTCATCAACGCCCAAAGCTGCCACCACCTTACCACCAAGTGCGCTTTTGCCCGATCATATAGAGGATGTGCTCTTTAAACAATTCTTAACAACTAGGTTTGAACCGAG TTATGCGATGAGTACGGCTTCTGACAACTGGTTGGCTTATATGGATGAATATTTGACCCTGGGAGATGGTCATGAGAAAACCCTTACGAAGGCAAAAATGCTGCGGTTGGTTGATTTATACTACGATGCTTTGGATGCTCCAAAAAAATGTCGAACG GTCAAAATCCCCAATGATTTGAAACCGCGGTCATTCCCCCATTACATGGGTAAGCTCAACTCGTACAAATCAACTTCCATTTTGGGATCAATTTATGACGCGTTGGAGGAATATCAACCGGAAGACACTTCTGACGAAG TAGTGGAAAAACTTCCTTGTTTCGATGTTGAAGACCTCCCCGAGCAGTGTCTGAAGAAGTGGTACGAACTCTACGAGCAGTACAGGAGTGAAATGACCTCCGTCTTGCAATACGATGATAAAGAGGGCAAGAATAAGGCTGCCGATAACCTCATAAGACGGTATAAGGAG ATTCTGTATGGTTGTGAGGACTTAGAGAAGAGCACAAGGCCATTGGATGAAATATTCAACGAGGCACTCGCCATATATCGTTTCGCGTATGACTACGCTTGGAAAGCAAACGATGTAAGGAAATGTGGGTTTGCATGGAAAGTTGCAGGTTCAGCTCTCTGTAAGTATTACAAGACCAAACACGAGGACCGCACGTTTGAAGTCTCGTTCTCTGTTCTCAAGGACATCCTCTAA
- the LOC137746957 gene encoding uncharacterized protein → MDHPHNYGSSNSKRSYTEIAAAATAGDDCPQPQLVPLPLTVEQKLNSICEEKGQPQPDAALRRRLGLLGEEKALELLGDIYNSKKQIKTLNGYIWFLLREKYQCTPRSRSPSPSPTKSGPAASPPLHSPSSASQITPGRQGSTSGGQKQLNSYFSPSPSKSARTSLFRGPSSSLPISPVHEGDTTDNRYFQSSRASNVNATAKVSNYESNLEKEQKNQVMDEPLQDIPYPYEVGSSRVHPSGPSGADAEPKMSAESFTFPLGNNSPSSHVVEQSKVVLIEADNVKVPVEVATIPEQDSAASSLPATHEEASLTINLPPTPAIGVVDMDSSSGEKEKAPSSTTEAHKTYFLVPPSMPDASKEKLSTPSQSKQQKEKASSSSSNLPEQPTPLAVVYPNISLSEVLLELQNLKQKVDSRSQKPSVQQAQDLKQSFKHWLEGGFDVNFQRDMLNQAESTLEKLYEVNEITKEQFQTFKYFFQLLKQLQEQYFQAAKEAEHMQQMKLQHSEFSTLLKSVIGEGTKIRDSISVVDQQIQQLEQELAKLKAEKASLASELAVKVVEARSASQQVDILDAQLVNSNIAVEEPERLEIDMKTVYARIVALAKDAHL, encoded by the exons ATGGATCATCCGCATAATTACGGTTCCAGCAACTCCAAACGCAGTTACACAGAGATTGCGGCGGCGGCCACGGCCGGAGACGATTGCCCACAACCGCAACTGGTGCCTCTGCCCCTGACGGTGGAGCAAAAACTGAACAGCATATGTGAGGAGAAAGGGCAGCCGCAGCCGGACGCCGCGTTGAGAAGGAGGCTGGGTTTGCTGGGGGAGGAGAAGGCACTCGAACTCCTCGGCGACATTTACAATAGTAAAAAACAGATCAAAACCCTCAATGGATACATCTGGTTCTTGCTGCGCGAAAAGTACCAATGTACCCCTCGTTCTCGTTCTCCTTCCCCTTCCCCTACCAAGTCTGGCCCTGCTGCTTCTCCGCCTCTTCACAGCCCGTCTTCTGCTTCCCAAATCACTCCTGGTCGTCAAG GGAGTACTAGTGGAGGACAGAAGCAATTAAATTCCTATTTCTCTCCATCACCTTCGAAATCTGCACGTACATCCCTTTTTCGAGGCCCATCATCTTCTCTTCCTATCAGTCCTGTTCATGAAG GAGATACCACAGACAATCGATACTTTCAATCTAGCAGAGCTTCAAACGTAAATGCAACTGCAAAGGTGTCAAATTACGAAAGTAATTTGGAAAAG GAACAAAAGAATCAAGTCATGGATGAACCTCTCCAAGATATCCCTTATCCTTATGAGGTTGGGAGTTCACGAGTCCATCCCTCAGGTCCTTCTGGTGCTGATGCAGAGCCTAAGATGTCAGCGGAGTCTTTCACTTTCCCTTTGGGCAACAACTCTCCTTCATCTCATGTCGTCGAGCAATCAAAGGTTGTTTTGATAGAGGCTGACAATGTTAAAGTGCCTGTAGAGGTAGCAACAATTCCCGAACAG GATTCAGCAGCTTCATCTTTACCAGCTACTCATGAAGAGGCCTCTCTAACTATCAACCTTCCCCCTACCCCAGCAATTGGAGTAGTGGATATGGACAGTTCGTCAGGGGAGAAAGAGAAGGCCCCTAGCTCGACAACAGAAGCTCACAAGACATATTTCCTTGTTCCTCCTTCTATGCCTGATGCTAGCAAGGAAAAGCTTAGCACACCCTCTCAGAGCAAGCAGCAAAAAGAAAAGGCTTCTTCCTCATCTTCCAACTTACCAGAGCAGCCAACTCCTCTAGCTGTGGTTTATCCCAACATATCCCTCTCTGAGGTCTTGCTCGAACTTCAGAACCTCAAGCAAAAGGTTGACTCCCGGAGCCAGAAGCCATCAGTCCAACAAGCTCAAGATCTAAAACAATCCTTCAAACACTGGTTGGAAGGTGGTTTTGATGTCAACTTCCAACGCGACATGCTTAATCAAGCTGAGAGTACACTTGAGAAGCTGTATGAGGTTAATGAGATCACCAAAGAGCAATTCCAGACCTTTAAATACTTCTTCCAGCTTCTAAAGCAGTTGCAGGAACAATACTTCCAAGCTGCCAAAGAGGCTGAACATATGCAACAAATGAAACTCCAACACTCTGAGTTCTCTACTCTTTTGAAATCTGTTATTGGAGAAGGAACCAAAATTAGGGATAGTATTTCTGTAGTGGACCAACAAATTCAGCAGCTAGAGCAAGAGTTGGCCAAACTGAAAGCTGAGAAAGCTAGCTTGGCTAGTGAACTAGCTGTGAAAGTGGTTGAGGCCCGAAGTGCAAGTCAACAAGTAGATATTTTGGATGCTCAGTTGGTCAACAGCAACATTGCAGTTGAAGAGCCTGAGAGGCTGGAGATTGACATGAAGACTGTATATGCTAGGATTGTTGCCCTAGCTAAGGATGCTCATTTGTAA
- the LOC137746757 gene encoding NADP-dependent malic enzyme: protein MASKVTDPTVKIDPKSTVGGGVEDVYGEDTATEDQLVTPWTYSVASGYSLLRDPQYNKGLAFTEKERDAHYLRGLLPPATISQQVQEKKLMNTIRQYQVPLQKYMALTELQERNERLFYKLLIDNVEELLPIVYTPTVGEACQKFGSIFRRPQGLYISLKEKGKVLEVLKNWPVRAVQVIVVTDGERILGLGDLGCQGMGIPVGKLALYTALGGVRPSACLPVTIDVGTNNEKMLDDEFYIGLRQKRTRGKEYEDLLEEFMSAVKQNYGEKVLVQFEDFANHNAFELLAKYRPSHLVFNDDIQGTASVVLAGVVAALKLIGGSLSEHRFLFLGAGEAGTGIAELIALEISKRTKVPVEEARKKIWLVDSKGLIVISRKDSLQHFKQPWAHEHEPVDNLLDAVKVIKPTVLIGSSGVGRTFTKEVIEAVSSFNEKPLILALSNPTSQSECTAEEAYTYSEGRAIFASGSPFDPVEYNGKVFVPGQSNNAYIFPGFGLGLVISGAIRVHDDMLLAASEALAGQVSEENFAQGLIYPPLSNIRKISAQVAANVAAKAYDLGVATRLPRPENLVKHAESCMYSPVYRNYR from the exons ATGGCGAGCAAGGTCACGGATCCTACGGTTAAGATCGACCCGAAATCCACCGTCGGCGGCGGCGTTGAGGATGTATACGGTGAGGACACTGCCACCGAGGACCAACTCGTCACCCCCTGGACTTACTCCGTTGCCAG TGGGTATTCGTTGCTGAGAGATCCTCAATACAACAAAGGGCTAGCATTtacagagaaagagagggacGCCCATTACTTGCGTGGTCTTCTTCCTCCGGCAACTATTTCTCAACAAGTCCAG GAGAAGAAGTTGATGAATACCATCCGACAATATCAAGTCCCGTTGCAAAAATATATGGCACTGACGGAACTCCAG GAGAGGAATGAGAGGCTGTTCTACAAACTTCTCATTGATAATGTCGAGGAATTGCTACCAATTGTCTACACTCCGACTGTTGGTGAGGCTTGCCAGAAATTCGGGAGCATCTTCAGGCGCCCTCAGGGTCTTTACATAAGTCTAAAAGAGAA GGGTAAAGTTCTTGAGGTATTGAAGAACTGGCCTGTAAGGGCTGTTCAAGTTATTGTTGTGACTGATGGTGAACGTATACTGGGACTCGGTGACCTTGGTTGTCAG GGGATGGGAATTCCTGTGGGGAAGTTGGCATTGTACACGGCACTTGGAGGAGTTCGCCCCTCAGCG TGTTTGCCTGTAACAATTGATGTTGGGACAAACAATGAGAAGATGCTGGATGATGAGTTTTACATTGGACTCAGACAAAAGAGGACAAGGGGAAAG GAGTACGAGGATCTTTTAGAAGAGTTCATGAGTGCTGTCAAGCAGAACTATGGCGAAAAAGTTCTTGTACAG TTCGAAGATTTTGCAAACCACAATGCTTTCGAGCTGCTGGCCAAATATAGACCATCTCATCTCGTCTTCAATGATGACATACAG GGGACGGCATCTGTAGTTCTTGCAGGAGTTGTGGCAGCACTGAAGTTAATCGGTGGTTCCCTGTCTGAGCATAGGTTTTTGTTCCTTGGCGCTGGAGAA GCTGGTACCGGTATAGCAGAACTAATAGCTCTTGAGATCTCGAAAAGG ACAAAAGTTCCTGTGGAAGAGGCCCGTAAGAAGATCTGGCTTGTTGATTCAAAG GGATTGATTGTTATCTCTCGTAAAGATTCTCTTCAACATTTTAAGCAGCCTTGGGCACATGAGCATGAGCCTGTTGATAATCTTTTGGATGCTGTCAAG GTAATTAAACCAACAGTTCTTATTGGATCGTCTGGTGTTGGAAGAACATTTACAAAGGAGGTGATTGAAGCAGTATCGTCCTTCAATGAG AAACCTCTCATTTTGGCTCTTTCCAACCCAACATCACAATCTGAATGTACCGCTGAAGAAGCTTATACTTACAGTGAG GGTCGCGCAATTTTTGCCAGCGGAAGTCCATTTGATCCTGTTGAGTACAATGGCAAAGTTTTTGTTCCTGGCCAG TCCAACAATGCATACATTTTTCCTGGATTTGGTCTGGGTTTGGTTATCTCTGGAGCAATCCGTGTTCACGATGACATGCTTCTGGCAGCCT CGGAAGCCTTGGCGGGGCAAGTTTCTGAGGAGAATTTTGCACAGGGGCTGATCTATCCACCATTGTCGAACATCAGAAAGATCTCTGCCCAAGTAGCTGCTAATGTAGCTGCCAAGGCATATGACCTTG GCGTGGCTACGCGTCTCCCTCGTCCTGAGAATCTTGTGAAGCATGCTGAGAGTTGCATGTACAGTCCCGTCTACAGAAACTACCGCTAA